One window of Atribacter laminatus genomic DNA carries:
- a CDS encoding IS481 family transposase: MPWTEVHKVDLRQELIYRYLNKEKVTDLCREYGISRKTAYKFIHRFQAFGLDGLKDQSRRPHHLAGQTDALTEQMILDTKFKHPSWGAKKLKPALERQYPDIVFPAISTISAILSRHGLVRSHPRRLRRSVPTSQLRTSHEPNEIWCVDFKGQFRTQDRKYCYPLTITDHYSRYLLACEALSSPSIQESLPVFKECFSTYGLPQVIRSDNGSPFASLHSPFGLTQLSVWLVKLGIILERIDPGHPEQNSRHERMHRTLKEEACQKPATNLFTQQDRFETFKTIYNTVRPHEAINQETPASWYHKSDRPYPKTLSDCEYPHHTLTRKVDSSGRISLYGNRLIRISKVFAGELLGFKDYTHSWLVSFSTYDIGIIDKKTLTFESTEIQDD; this comes from the coding sequence ATGCCATGGACGGAGGTACACAAAGTGGATCTCAGACAAGAATTGATTTATCGTTATCTCAACAAGGAAAAGGTGACAGATTTGTGTCGAGAATATGGAATCTCTCGAAAAACCGCCTATAAGTTTATTCATCGTTTTCAAGCCTTTGGTTTGGATGGACTTAAAGATCAATCCCGACGTCCTCATCACCTGGCGGGTCAAACTGATGCCCTGACCGAGCAAATGATTCTGGATACCAAATTCAAGCATCCCAGTTGGGGAGCTAAAAAGCTCAAGCCCGCCTTGGAAAGACAGTATCCCGATATTGTCTTTCCAGCAATCAGTACCATCAGTGCCATCTTATCTCGCCATGGACTGGTGAGATCACACCCTCGTCGATTGAGAAGAAGTGTGCCAACCAGTCAACTTCGAACCAGCCATGAACCCAATGAGATCTGGTGTGTCGACTTTAAAGGACAATTTCGAACCCAAGATCGGAAATACTGTTATCCTTTAACCATCACCGATCACTATAGCCGGTATCTCCTTGCCTGTGAAGCTCTTTCCTCTCCCAGCATTCAAGAATCCCTTCCGGTCTTCAAAGAGTGCTTTTCCACATATGGTCTTCCCCAGGTGATCCGCAGTGATAACGGGAGTCCCTTTGCTTCTCTTCACTCTCCCTTTGGACTCACTCAACTCTCGGTGTGGTTAGTGAAACTCGGCATCATCTTAGAGCGCATTGATCCGGGACATCCAGAACAAAATAGCCGTCATGAACGGATGCACCGCACCTTAAAAGAAGAGGCCTGTCAAAAACCAGCCACCAATCTTTTCACCCAACAAGACCGCTTTGAAACCTTTAAAACCATCTATAACACCGTACGACCCCATGAAGCAATCAACCAAGAAACCCCAGCTTCCTGGTACCACAAAAGTGACCGGCCCTATCCAAAAACCTTAAGTGATTGTGAATATCCTCATCATACGCTCACTCGTAAAGTCGATTCCTCAGGACGGATTTCTCTTTATGGCAACCGTCTGATCAGAATCAGTAAAGTCTTTGCTGGTGAACTTCTCGGATTCAAAGACTATACTCATTCCTGGTTAGTTAGTTTCTCTACCTATGATATTGGTATAATTGATAAAAAGACCCTTACTTTTGAATCAACGGAGATTCAAGATGATTAA
- a CDS encoding OsmC family protein, with translation MAYIELSAQKGKIEADIKGEKIKFKSSGADSDSGHWPTEYILAALGSCLSGSLFAYAKNKNYPLEKVILKIKGDLGSAPSRIQSIYVNIDIIGNLTLEEKERLIKAGERACTVMNTLRGGVEKIETHLMS, from the coding sequence ATGGCGTATATTGAACTCTCTGCACAAAAAGGAAAAATTGAAGCTGATATCAAGGGCGAAAAGATAAAGTTTAAAAGTAGCGGAGCCGATAGCGATTCCGGTCATTGGCCAACTGAATATATTCTTGCTGCTTTAGGGAGTTGTCTTTCTGGATCATTGTTTGCCTATGCCAAAAATAAAAATTATCCTTTAGAAAAAGTTATTCTAAAAATTAAAGGTGATTTAGGCTCAGCTCCTTCTCGAATTCAATCAATCTATGTAAATATCGATATTATTGGCAATCTGACCCTTGAAGAAAAGGAAAGATTAATTAAAGCTGGAGAAAGAGCCTGCACGGTTATGAATACTTTACGAGGTGGAGTAGAAAAAATTGAAACTCATTTAATGTCTTAG
- a CDS encoding VanW family protein — protein MIICRYYSKKKIILFFVLIALIVGLFIVFIPRVFSSTPQNVFFLNQSFNNIAKNDIIPYLQLMERKWITEQLQVEALNKNFLIDKKALSIQWNLSQIKKGLLHRKNQNQNVPLYFSWDEKKVEEASQFIAEKTNSMPQDAIQKDGRIIRSKTGYCLHPANAIDEIRNGLSQGLDKIVIRSYEVLPPAIDTKTLLQSIGFQYLLARYETSLVEKDENTRLNIDKSAKSIDGYIVEKGEIFSFNKIVGPADKEDGYLETKVVVNGKLVPGYGGGICQVSSTLYNALLQCDAKVIERSSHSGYSETTSYVNPGLDAAVSYGYKDLKFNFPEQRIAIFTYIENDRLVAEIWGENEFSGNKSIINQIQSITPNGDSEAFIEVETTVLKNNVVEKRYKDRYLIQKDYAETLKEQIAKNQ, from the coding sequence TTTTTTGTTCTGATAGCTTTGATTGTGGGTTTGTTTATTGTATTCATTCCCCGGGTTTTTTCTTCTACACCTCAAAACGTGTTTTTTCTTAATCAAAGTTTTAATAACATAGCTAAAAATGACATTATTCCTTATCTCCAACTCATGGAAAGGAAATGGATAACCGAACAACTTCAAGTTGAAGCTCTCAACAAAAATTTCCTTATTGACAAAAAAGCTCTTTCAATTCAATGGAACTTGTCTCAAATAAAAAAAGGTCTTTTACACAGAAAAAACCAAAACCAAAATGTTCCACTCTATTTTTCTTGGGATGAAAAAAAAGTTGAGGAAGCTTCTCAATTTATTGCGGAAAAAACTAACTCAATGCCTCAAGATGCAATACAAAAAGATGGACGGATAATTCGTTCTAAAACAGGCTATTGTCTTCATCCAGCAAATGCTATAGATGAAATCCGAAATGGTCTTTCCCAAGGTTTAGATAAAATCGTTATTAGAAGTTATGAAGTTTTACCACCAGCCATCGATACCAAAACCTTGCTTCAATCAATAGGATTTCAGTATTTACTAGCTCGCTATGAAACTTCATTGGTGGAAAAAGATGAAAATACCCGTCTTAATATAGATAAAAGTGCCAAAAGTATCGACGGTTATATTGTAGAAAAAGGAGAAATTTTTTCCTTCAATAAAATTGTCGGTCCTGCCGATAAGGAGGATGGTTACCTCGAAACCAAAGTTGTTGTTAATGGAAAGTTAGTACCTGGCTATGGAGGAGGAATATGCCAAGTTTCTTCAACCTTGTACAATGCACTGCTTCAATGTGATGCGAAGGTCATCGAAAGAAGCTCTCACTCTGGTTATTCGGAGACAACATCTTATGTTAATCCGGGGCTTGATGCAGCTGTTAGCTATGGATACAAAGATCTCAAATTTAATTTCCCAGAACAACGGATCGCAATTTTTACTTATATTGAAAATGATCGTCTGGTCGCAGAAATTTGGGGAGAAAATGAATTTTCTGGAAACAAATCAATTATAAATCAAATACAAAGCATTACCCCCAATGGAGACTCAGAGGCATTTATCGAGGTTGAAACTACTGTACTAAAAAACAATGTTGTAGAAAAAAGGTATAAAGATCGGTATTTGATTCAAAAAGATTATGCTGAAACACTAAAAGAGCAAATCGCCAAAAACCAATAA